The Apibacter raozihei DNA segment CTTACTTTACGCCTAAACAACAAATTACTCATTCAATATTAGGTGTTATAAGCATTTCTTTAACTCCCAGCTTTATATTGGATATATCCGGAAACTACGCATTTAAAGCCCAAAATGAAAGCCCGGTTGTTTTTGGTGGTGTTAATGCCGAAGGTCAATATGTTTTTCAGAGATATTATTATACAGATAAAAATCTGCCTTTTAGTTTAAAAGCCGGATTAAATTATAAAATTTCTGAAAATACAGTACTAAGTGGGCATTATCAATATCAGGAAAATTCATTTTATAGTCAGGATAAAGCGGGTCTAACATTTTATTATAGATTTTAAATATATGAGAACCTCATTGCATAACGATTTGTGGAAAAGTAAAAACGCTAAAAACGTTAGTAAATTTAGTCGGTTTATTTTACTGGTACTTACCCTTACGGGAATATTGCTGATGATTAATTTGGGTGAATGGTGGTTTACCGAGTTTCATGTTGCTTATACATATTTATTTGTAATATTAAGCACTTTTTTCTGGTATGAAATGATCCGAATCATACTTATCTGGATAAATTATTTACGAATAAAAAAACCAGTGATAGTACCTGAACCTAAAAAAGGATTGTCTGTTGCGGTTTTCACTACGAGTGCTCCTGGTGAACCAATTTCAATGTTTGAAAACACATTCAAAGCATTGCAAAACTTAGAATATCCACATACCACATATTTATTGGATAGTACACAGGACGAAAATTTCAAGATTCTTGCTGAAAAATACAAGATAGTATTTATGGATTTATCTAATATTCCGGGAGCCAAAGCAGGAAAGGTTAATGAAGCTCTAAAAAGAACTCAGGAAGAATTCATATTAATATTAGATCCTGATCATATAGTTTTTCCAAATTTTTTAAACCAGACCCTTGGATTTTTTGAAGATGATAATGTAGGATTTGTTCAGGTTAGTCAAGGATATTATAATCAATATCGTTCTTTTGTGGCAAAAGGAGCAGCAGAGCAGACCTATACATTTTATGGACCTACACAGATGGGCTTTTTTGGCTACGGAGGGGCAGTGGCCATAGGTGCAAATTGTACGTTTAGGCGTAAAGCTCTGGAGAGTATCGGAGGACATGCTCAGGGACTGGCGGAAGATTTACAGACGTCACTGCGAATTCATGCTCAAGGTTGGAAATCTGTATACAACCCGGTGATTGTTAGCAGAGGATTAGTTCCGGAAGATTTTGGTTCGTTTTGCAAACAGCAACTAAAATGGGCACGAGGTGTTTTTGAAGTTCTATTTGAAGACTTACCTCAAGTTGCCGGTAAATTTACTTTTTGGCAGAAAATATCGTATTTTTCAATCGGAACTTATTATTTCTGTGGACTTACAACCTTTTTCTTTATACTGGTTCCACTGCTGTATTTCTTCGCATATATTATTCCGGCTAATATGGTTTTTTCTGAATTTCTTGTGAAATTTATACCCATACTAGCTATAGCCATCATAATTTATGCATTTGCGCAGAAATATTTATGTGATCCTGTTACTGAAAGAGGGTTTCATTGGAGAGGAATGATTCTTAAATATGCTTGTTGGCCCGTATTTACTTATGCTTTCCTATTAGCTTTGTTTAATAAAAAAATCCCTTACATTCCAACAGCTAAAACAGCACAAAATCAATTTTTTACCCCTTTTGTTAAACCCCTGTTTCTATACTGCATTTTTTTTATACTTGGAGTTACCCTTATTTACATTGGCAGAAGATATTATTTACCGGAAAGCGAACTCTATTTAACTATACAGGAAACCTGGGGAATGGTCGCGTTCTCTTTTATTGCATTCCTTCAATCAATTTTAGGAATTATGGCTGCGTTGGAAGCAATTTTTCTAAAAGAAGATAATCCTTGGGAGAAAATCAATATTACTAACAATAAAATCGAAATAATATGAAAACTTTAATTCTTGCAGGTGGTTTTGGAACCAGACTAAGTGAAGAAACAGATTTAAAACCTAAACCTATGATTCAAATAGGAGCCTATCCGATTCTTTGGCATATAATGAAAATTTATTCCAGGTATGGATTTGATGATTTTGTTATCTTATTAGGTTACAAAGGAAATGTAATCAAGGAATATTTTGTGAATTATTTTATGTATAACAGTGATATAACTATAGATGTATTTAATAATCAGGTAGATATATTAAATAATAAATGTGAGAAATGGAAAATTACTTTATTAGATACAGGGTTAAACTCAATGACAGGAGGTAGAATCTTACAAGCAAAAGATACGGTTGGAGATGAACCATTTATGCTTACTTATGGTGATGGGGTAGGTGATGTTAATATCAAAGATTTATTAGCATTTCACAACAGTCATGGAGGAGCTTTGACGATGACTACCGTACAGCCCGAAGGTCGTTTTGGTGGCGTTGATTTTGAATCAGAAAAAGGAAATGTTAAAAGTTTTGTAGAAAAGCCTATAGGCGATGGGGGATGGATTAATGCTGGATTCTTTGTATGTGAACCTAAAATTTTCGATTACATAACTGATGGTCCATCAACGATATGGGAAAAAGAACCGTTAGAAAAATTAGCAGAAGACGGTGAGCTTTATGCCTATAAACATAAAGGATTTTGGAAACCAATGGATACACTTAGAGATAATAAGCAGTTAAATGAAATGTGGCAAAATAAACAAGCAGCATGGAAAATATGGTAAATTATAAGTCACTTTTCGGAGGAGTTTATAAAGGTAAAAAGGTACTGGTTACTGGACATAGCGGATTTAAAGGATCCTGGCTTGTCCTGTGGCTGCAAAAAATGGGCGCAGATGTCTACGGATTTTCACTTTCACCAGAATTTGAAAATGCTCATGTAAATTTGTTGAATCTTTCAATAAACGAGCATATTGGAGATATAAGAAATTTCGAAGTTCTCAAAAAGTATATTAAAGAAATTCAGCCAGAGCTGGTTTTTCATCTAGCAGCGCAAGCTTTAGTAAGAGAATCATATGTTCATGTTGTTGACACATTTTCGACTAATGTAATGGGGACTTTACACCTTTTGGAAGCCTGTAGGCAGGTTAGTTCAGTTAAAGGTATTATTAATGTTACGAGCGATAAATGTTACGAAAATAAAGAATGGATATGGGGATACCGGGAAAATGATCCGATGGGGGGATATGATCCTTATAGTGCATCTAAAGGCTGTGCAGAATTAGTAACCTCTTCCTACAGAAATTCTTTTTTTAAAAATTCAGAATACAAAAAGAAACATGAGGTTTTGTTGGCTAGTGCAAGAGCCGGAAATGTAATTGGAGGAGGAGATTGGGCACATGACCGATTAATACCGGATATGGTTAAAGGGGTTATGCAGAATGAACAGGTTAAAATTAGAAATCCTAAAGCAACCCGTCCCTGGCAACATGTCCTGGAACCATTGA contains these protein-coding regions:
- the rfbG gene encoding CDP-glucose 4,6-dehydratase, with product MENMVNYKSLFGGVYKGKKVLVTGHSGFKGSWLVLWLQKMGADVYGFSLSPEFENAHVNLLNLSINEHIGDIRNFEVLKKYIKEIQPELVFHLAAQALVRESYVHVVDTFSTNVMGTLHLLEACRQVSSVKGIINVTSDKCYENKEWIWGYRENDPMGGYDPYSASKGCAELVTSSYRNSFFKNSEYKKKHEVLLASARAGNVIGGGDWAHDRLIPDMVKGVMQNEQVKIRNPKATRPWQHVLEPLSGYLTLGWRLLLEDDSFAEGWNLGPESKSNLSVEDLIFLCKKEWNSINVQYNENLADHHEANLLMLDCSKANKIMKWYPVWEIKKTINKTVGWYKDYYLKGKINTEEDLQDYITDAHKNNIIWT
- the rfbF gene encoding glucose-1-phosphate cytidylyltransferase, producing MKTLILAGGFGTRLSEETDLKPKPMIQIGAYPILWHIMKIYSRYGFDDFVILLGYKGNVIKEYFVNYFMYNSDITIDVFNNQVDILNNKCEKWKITLLDTGLNSMTGGRILQAKDTVGDEPFMLTYGDGVGDVNIKDLLAFHNSHGGALTMTTVQPEGRFGGVDFESEKGNVKSFVEKPIGDGGWINAGFFVCEPKIFDYITDGPSTIWEKEPLEKLAEDGELYAYKHKGFWKPMDTLRDNKQLNEMWQNKQAAWKIW
- a CDS encoding glycosyltransferase family 2 protein, which produces MRTSLHNDLWKSKNAKNVSKFSRFILLVLTLTGILLMINLGEWWFTEFHVAYTYLFVILSTFFWYEMIRIILIWINYLRIKKPVIVPEPKKGLSVAVFTTSAPGEPISMFENTFKALQNLEYPHTTYLLDSTQDENFKILAEKYKIVFMDLSNIPGAKAGKVNEALKRTQEEFILILDPDHIVFPNFLNQTLGFFEDDNVGFVQVSQGYYNQYRSFVAKGAAEQTYTFYGPTQMGFFGYGGAVAIGANCTFRRKALESIGGHAQGLAEDLQTSLRIHAQGWKSVYNPVIVSRGLVPEDFGSFCKQQLKWARGVFEVLFEDLPQVAGKFTFWQKISYFSIGTYYFCGLTTFFFILVPLLYFFAYIIPANMVFSEFLVKFIPILAIAIIIYAFAQKYLCDPVTERGFHWRGMILKYACWPVFTYAFLLALFNKKIPYIPTAKTAQNQFFTPFVKPLFLYCIFFILGVTLIYIGRRYYLPESELYLTIQETWGMVAFSFIAFLQSILGIMAALEAIFLKEDNPWEKINITNNKIEII